Proteins from a single region of Oryza brachyantha chromosome 6, ObraRS2, whole genome shotgun sequence:
- the LOC102709091 gene encoding uncharacterized protein LOC102709091, whose protein sequence is MATAFFGLLVATGATVFVSFCVDQLGAVSSARALRPLDHVAKVVMAVAAMGALNTAMAFIHVRVYNGRAAASSRRTMEAVSLILCASTGVLFHLIFFVQPVAGDGAHDLLPLAVVVVRALLPASAAATFFASVVLIYARLRAGLARGAASAGSMATTTSVKLLTMMIHAVALVTVVLSPIAAIIVLCYSE, encoded by the coding sequence atggccaccgcCTTCTTCGGGCTGCTGGTGGCGACGGGAGCCACCGTGTTCGTCTCCTTCTGCGTCGACCAGTTGGGTGCCGTGAGCTCCGCTCGAGCTCTGCGGCCACTCGATCACGTCGCTAAGGTAGTCATGGCGGTGGCTGCGATGGGTGCCCTCAATACGGCCATGGCATTCATCCACGTCCGTGTCTATAACGGCCGCGCCGCTGCTTCGAGCAGGCGGACGATGGAGGCCGTCAGCCTGATCTTGTGCGCCTCGACCGGCGTCCTCTTCCACCTCATCTTCTTCGTCCAGCcagtcgccggcgacggcgctcaTGATCTGCTAcctctcgccgtcgtcgttgtccgCGCACTCCTTCCAGCTTCTGCAGCGGCGACGTTCTTCGCCTCCGTCGTACTCATCTACGCGCGTCTCCGTGCCGGCCTCGCAAGGGGAGCTGCCAGCGCCGGGAGCATGGCGACCACGACCTCCGTCAAGCTCCTCACCATGATGATTCACGCGGTTGCACTTGTCACGGTTGTTCTTAGCCCCATCGCTGCCATCATTGTCTTGTGCTACTCCGAGTAA
- the LOC102709653 gene encoding uncharacterized protein LOC102709653: MASIPSVAAFFGLLASTYATGFFPNLDVQAGAAKNIVVQAPPLDAAVQTMLLVAAALGAFNAAVRLIYARLYNAAAATALDRRIPQVVYLTLFASSGLLVVVPQPGAIDGGHDLLPLAVPVVGALRPAAAAATFFLSVTLIYAHVRAVGEGGADAVAAGNVPILPIIVSLLTKLVLAAALLTVVLTLTSTVLASYAG, encoded by the coding sequence ATGGCGAGCATCCCCTCGGTCGCCGCCTTCTTCGGGCTGCTGGCCTCGACGTACGCCACCGGATTCTTCCCCAACCTCGACGTGCAGGCGGGCGCCGCCAAGAACATCGTCGTTCAAGCTCCGCCGCTCGACGCCGCTGTCCAGACGATGCTGCTGGTGGCTGCGGCGTTGGGCGCCTTCAACGCCGCCGTCCGGCTCATCTATGCTCGCCTCtacaacgccgccgccgccaccgccttgGACAGGAGGATCCCGCAGGTAGTTTACCTCACCCTGTTCGCTTCTTCCgggctgctggtggtggtccCTCAGCCAGGCGCCATCGACGGCGGCCatgatcttcttcctctcgccGTCCCAGTTGTCGGTGCACTCCGTCCAGCTGCTGCCGCAGCCACGTTCTTCCTCTCCGTGACGCTCATCTACGCCCACGTCCGTGCCGTCGGTGAAGGTGgagccgacgccgtcgccgccggcaacgTACCAATCCTCCCGATCATCGTGAGCCTCCTCACCAAGCTGGTCCTCGCTGCCGCGCTTCTCACGGTCGTTCTCACCCTCACCTCTACCGTCCTTGCCTCCTACGCCGGCTGA
- the LOC102709934 gene encoding serine/threonine-protein kinase RIPK-like, which translates to MARRMFACFGRGGEEEAEARKEQRQKPVLRRRRTVNLRSLSLEDLSRTLAKTNLHAFTLDELKAATKNFSTSNFLGEGGFGPVYKGFIDGSLRPGLEAQHVAVKYLDSDGVQGHREWLAEVVYLGMLSHPHLVNLVGFCNQDDHRMLVYEYMPRGSLENHLFKNLLASLPWSTRLKIAVGAAKGLAFLHESETPVIYRDFKASNILLDKDYTAKLSDFGLAKEGPQGDATHVTTRVMGTHGYAAPEYILTGHLTARSDVYSFGVVLLELLTGRRSVDKRRRGREQNLVDWARPYLRRADKLHRIMDPGLDAQYSARAAHAAAKVAHQCLQAVPKSRPCMRDVVDALEPLLAVDDDVPMGPFVFTVAGAAADDAAAAGSSAGDDEPATAPVSRRGKKHVTSPVHAESPLRDGRYASRVKRPESPPSVI; encoded by the exons GCTGGAGGACCTGTCCCGGACGCTGGCGAAGACGAACCTGCACGCCTTCACCCTGGACGAGCTGAAGGCGGCGACCAAGAACTTCTCCACCAGCAACTTCCTCGGCGAGGGCGGGTTCGGCCCGGTCTACAAGGGCTTCATCGACGGCAGCCTCCGCCCCGGCCTCGAggcgcagcacgtcgccgtcaAGTACCtcgacagcgacggcgtccAGGGACACCGCGAGTGGCTG GCTGAGGTGGTGTATCTCGGGATGCTGAGCCATCCTCATCTGGTGAACCTGGTCGGGTTCTGCAACCAAGACGACCACCGGATGCTGGTGTACGAGTACATGCCCAGGGGTAGCCTCGAGAACCACCTGTTCAAGA ATCTGCTCGCGTCGTTGCCATGGTCGACACGGCTGAAGATCGCCGTCGGCGCGGCGAAGGGGCTGGCCTTCCTTCACGAGTCCGAGACGCCGGTGATCTACCGCGACTTCAAGGCCTCCAACATTCTCCTCGACAAG gattATACGGCGAAGCTGTCGGACTTCGGGCTGGCGAAGGAGGGGCCCCAGGGCGACGCGACGCACGTGACGACGCGGGTGATGGGCACGCACGGGTACGCGGCGCCGGAGTACATCCTGACGGGCCACCTCACGGCGAGGAGcgacgtgtacagcttcggCGTGGTGCTGCTGGAGCTGCTCACCGGGCGGCGCTCCGTCGacaagcggcggcgcggccgcgagCAGAACCTGGTGGACTGGGCGCGGCCCTACCTTCGGCGAGCCGACAAGCTGCACCGCATCATGGACCCGGGCCTGGACGCGCAGTACTCGGCGCGCGCCGCgcacgcggcggcgaaggtggCGCACCAGTGCCTGCAGGCCGTGCCCAAGTCGCGGCCCTGCATGCGCGACGTCGTGGACGCGCTCGagccgctgctcgccgtcgacgacgacgtgccCATGGGCCCGTTCGTGTTCacggtcgccggcgccgccgctgacgatgcggcggcggcggggagcagcGCCGGGGACGACGAGCCTGCGACGGCGCCGGTGAGCCGCCGGGGAAAGAAGCACGTCACGTCGCCGGTGCACGCGGAGAGCCCGCTGCGCGACGGCCGGTACGCGAGCAGAGTGAAGCGGCCGGAGAGCCCCCCCAGCGTGATCTGA